Proteins encoded within one genomic window of Halomonas sp. YLGW01:
- a CDS encoding cyclopropane-fatty-acyl-phospholipid synthase family protein: MSTIRSATSAPQPDTGDRLTRLLKPRLLAQLADLEGGQITLIEGDQRHELGRGGPLSVTVVVNRPQAWRRLALGGTVGAAEAYMDGDWEADDLVALTRLFAANLERVNGEVENGSARFGRWLLTAAYALQRNTQRGARRNISAHYDLGNELFATFLDTEHWMYSSAIFPHPEASLEEASTHKLDVMLDRLDVGPEHHLLEIGTGWGGLALHAAKSRGCRVTTTTISDEQYAHTAARIEEEGLGERITLLKQDYRDLEGRYDRVISVEMIEAVGHQYLNTYLATLDRLLTDDGLVMLQAITIRDQRFEAAKREMDFIKRYIFPGGFLPSHRAILDGITRHTSLNVLSLDEIGLHYARTLREWRHRFEARLERVRKLGYDERFIRMWRYYLCYCEGGFLERSIGTCHLLMAKPGARRDALTGAP, from the coding sequence GTGAGTACGATCCGCTCTGCCACCTCAGCGCCGCAGCCTGATACCGGCGATCGCCTGACCCGACTGCTCAAGCCCCGCCTGCTCGCCCAGCTGGCCGATCTCGAGGGCGGCCAGATCACCCTGATCGAGGGCGATCAGCGCCATGAACTGGGCCGCGGCGGGCCGCTCTCGGTCACAGTCGTGGTCAATCGCCCCCAGGCCTGGCGCCGGCTGGCGCTGGGCGGCACGGTGGGCGCCGCCGAGGCCTACATGGATGGCGATTGGGAGGCCGATGACCTGGTCGCTCTGACCCGGCTGTTCGCCGCCAATCTGGAACGGGTCAACGGCGAGGTCGAGAACGGCAGCGCGCGCTTCGGTCGCTGGCTGCTGACCGCTGCCTACGCCCTGCAGCGCAACACTCAGCGCGGCGCCCGGCGCAACATCTCGGCCCACTATGATCTTGGCAACGAGCTGTTCGCGACCTTCCTCGACACCGAGCACTGGATGTACTCCAGCGCCATCTTCCCGCACCCGGAGGCGAGCCTCGAGGAGGCCTCGACCCATAAGCTCGATGTGATGCTCGACCGGCTCGACGTGGGCCCCGAGCACCACCTGCTGGAGATCGGCACCGGCTGGGGCGGGCTCGCCCTTCACGCCGCCAAGAGCCGCGGCTGCCGGGTCACCACCACCACCATCTCCGACGAGCAATATGCCCACACCGCGGCACGCATCGAGGAAGAGGGGCTCGGCGAGCGGATCACCCTGCTCAAGCAGGACTACCGGGATCTCGAGGGCCGCTATGATCGGGTGATCTCGGTGGAGATGATCGAGGCGGTGGGGCATCAGTACCTCAACACCTATCTCGCCACCCTGGACCGGCTGCTCACCGACGACGGCCTGGTCATGCTGCAGGCGATCACCATCCGCGACCAGCGCTTCGAGGCCGCCAAGCGCGAGATGGACTTCATCAAGCGCTACATCTTCCCCGGCGGTTTCCTGCCCTCGCACCGCGCCATCCTCGACGGCATCACCCGCCATACCTCGCTGAACGTGCTGTCGCTTGACGAGATCGGGCTGCACTATGCGCGCACCTTGCGAGAGTGGCGTCATCGCTTCGAAGCTCGCCTGGAGCGGGTCCGCAAGCTCGGCTACGACGAACGCTTCATTCGCATGTGGCGCTATTACCTGTGCTACTGCGAGGGCGGTTTCCTGGAGCGCAGCATCGGCAC
- a CDS encoding DUF1365 domain-containing protein, translating to MIRAPRSRIYHGRLRHRRHLPRDHAFCYGLWMAWLDLDELPRLFRGVPGFGEGRLALARFRRADYLAPHDRPLKEVVREELARQLGEAPDGRVCMLTQLRTLGVAFNPITLYYAYDAEERLVALLAEVSNTPWGERVRYACRVDPTLHSHQARFAKAMHVSPFNPMDMTYRWRFSTPGEHLMMHMETWKDDALHFDATLTLKARPATRGALVATLARQPFMSLKTLAGIHWEALRLWAKRVPVHDHPHREETPS from the coding sequence ATGATCCGCGCGCCCCGCTCGCGGATCTATCACGGCCGGCTGCGCCATCGCCGCCACCTGCCCCGTGACCACGCCTTTTGCTATGGCCTGTGGATGGCCTGGCTGGATCTCGACGAGCTGCCGAGGCTGTTTCGCGGCGTGCCGGGCTTCGGCGAAGGCCGGCTGGCGCTGGCCCGCTTTCGCCGCGCGGACTATCTGGCGCCCCACGACAGGCCGCTGAAGGAGGTGGTCCGCGAGGAGCTCGCGCGCCAGCTCGGCGAGGCCCCGGACGGCCGGGTCTGCATGCTGACCCAGCTGCGCACCTTGGGGGTGGCCTTCAACCCGATCACCCTCTACTACGCCTACGACGCCGAGGAGCGGCTGGTCGCGCTGCTGGCCGAGGTGTCCAACACGCCCTGGGGCGAGCGGGTGCGCTACGCCTGCCGCGTCGACCCGACTCTCCACAGTCACCAGGCCCGCTTCGCCAAGGCGATGCACGTCTCGCCCTTCAACCCCATGGACATGACCTACCGCTGGCGCTTCTCGACCCCCGGGGAGCACCTGATGATGCACATGGAGACCTGGAAGGATGACGCCCTGCACTTCGATGCCACCCTGACCCTCAAGGCCCGGCCCGCCACCCGCGGCGCCTTGGTCGCCACTCTGGCCCGTCAGCCCTTCATGAGCCTCAAGACCCTGGCCGGCATTCACTGGGAGGCCCTGCGGCTATGGGCCAAGCGGGTACCGGTCCATGATCATCCCCACCGCGAGGAGACACCGTCGTGA
- a CDS encoding FAD-dependent oxidoreductase, whose protein sequence is MSRQRIAVIGSGISGMAAGYYLSKHHDITLFEAADRLGGHTATIDVTLDGRDYAIDTGFIVFNDWTYPHFQALLAELGVASQPTEMSFSVHERSYDFEYNGHTLSTLFAQRRNLLRPRFYRLLADILRFNREAVRDLESGRLDPALTLGDYLEAGGYGEDFRRRYLLPMGAAIWSASIRDLKGFPLTFFVRFFKNHGLLSVSHRPQWHTLVGGSRAYIPALTAPYAEGIRLASPVKGIRRHADGVEIESRHGVEQFDQVVLACHSDQALALLEDPSDAEREILGALPYQDNEVVLHTDTRLLPRRPRAWASWNYRLDGRGDAARVSVTYDMNILQRLEAPHTFCVTLNDSASIDPRRVLGRFTYAHPCFTLTGQAAQARHGEISGGKSRTHFCGAYWRNGFHEDGVWSARRVALALGDAPRPADGLVLDSPRAHQDAAMETPA, encoded by the coding sequence ATGAGCCGGCAACGCATCGCCGTCATTGGCAGCGGTATCAGCGGCATGGCCGCGGGCTACTACCTGTCGAAGCACCACGATATCACCCTCTTCGAGGCCGCCGACCGCCTGGGCGGGCACACCGCCACCATCGACGTGACCCTCGACGGCCGCGATTACGCCATCGACACCGGCTTCATCGTCTTCAACGACTGGACCTACCCGCACTTCCAGGCCCTGCTGGCCGAGCTGGGCGTGGCCAGCCAGCCCACCGAGATGAGCTTCTCGGTGCATGAGCGCAGCTATGACTTCGAGTACAACGGCCACACCCTGTCCACCCTGTTCGCCCAGCGTCGAAACCTGCTGCGTCCCCGCTTCTACCGTCTGCTGGCCGACATCCTGCGCTTCAACCGCGAGGCGGTGCGGGATTTGGAAAGCGGACGCCTCGACCCGGCGCTGACGCTTGGCGACTACCTCGAGGCCGGCGGCTACGGCGAGGACTTCCGCCGCCGCTACCTGCTGCCGATGGGCGCGGCGATCTGGTCGGCCAGCATCCGCGACCTGAAGGGCTTCCCGCTGACCTTCTTCGTGCGCTTCTTCAAGAACCATGGCCTGCTATCGGTCAGCCACCGCCCCCAGTGGCATACCCTGGTCGGCGGCTCCCGAGCCTACATCCCGGCCCTGACCGCGCCCTATGCCGAGGGCATCCGCCTGGCAAGCCCGGTCAAGGGCATTCGCCGCCACGCCGATGGCGTCGAGATCGAAAGCCGCCACGGCGTCGAGCAGTTCGACCAGGTAGTGCTGGCCTGCCACTCGGACCAGGCCCTGGCCCTGCTCGAGGATCCCAGTGACGCCGAGCGCGAGATCCTCGGCGCCCTGCCCTATCAGGACAACGAGGTGGTGCTGCACACCGACACCCGCCTGCTGCCCAGGCGCCCGCGGGCCTGGGCGAGCTGGAACTACCGCCTCGACGGCCGCGGCGACGCCGCCCGGGTCTCGGTCACCTACGACATGAACATCCTGCAGCGCCTGGAGGCCCCGCATACCTTCTGCGTGACCCTCAACGACAGCGCCAGCATCGACCCGCGCCGGGTACTGGGGCGCTTCACCTACGCCCACCCCTGCTTCACGCTGACCGGCCAGGCGGCTCAGGCGCGCCACGGAGAGATCTCCGGCGGCAAGAGCCGCACCCACTTCTGCGGCGCCTACTGGCGCAACGGCTTCCATGAGGACGGCGTCTGGAGTGCGCGCCGGGTGGCCCTGGCGCTGGGGGACGCGCCGCGCCCGGCCGACGGGCTCGTCCTCGACTCCCCCCGAGCCCATCAGGACGCCGCCATGGAGACGCCCGCATGA
- a CDS encoding SDR family NAD(P)-dependent oxidoreductase, whose protein sequence is MTATLAPQRIWLTGATSGIGRALAERLLDDGHRVALSARSAEGLAALTEGRDNALAVPLDITDREAVAAAGERIDAAFGGLELVLLNAGTCEYLDARDFDVDLIERVFAPNFHGALYAIEAALPLLRQARDRDGSRPLLAATSSASAYVALPRAEAYGASKAALTYFMESLRLDLAAEAIDVSVIHPGFVKTPLTDRNDFPMPMRVGVETAVEAILEGLARRALDIHFPKRFTYLVKLMGILPPGLRFRLGKRMIRDRDTEAAGDQT, encoded by the coding sequence ATGACCGCGACACTCGCACCACAGCGCATCTGGTTGACCGGAGCCACCTCGGGCATCGGTCGAGCCCTCGCCGAACGCCTCCTCGACGACGGCCATCGGGTCGCCTTGAGCGCCCGCAGCGCCGAGGGGCTCGCGGCGCTGACCGAGGGCCGCGACAACGCCCTGGCGGTGCCGCTGGACATCACCGATCGCGAGGCCGTGGCCGCCGCCGGCGAGCGCATCGACGCCGCCTTCGGCGGGCTCGAGCTGGTACTGCTCAACGCCGGCACCTGCGAATACCTGGACGCCCGAGACTTCGATGTCGACCTGATCGAGCGAGTCTTCGCCCCCAACTTTCACGGCGCCCTGTACGCCATCGAGGCGGCGCTGCCGCTGCTGCGCCAGGCGCGGGACCGGGACGGCAGCCGGCCACTACTGGCGGCCACGTCCAGTGCCTCGGCCTACGTGGCGCTGCCCCGAGCCGAGGCCTACGGCGCCTCCAAGGCGGCCTTGACCTATTTCATGGAATCGCTGCGCCTGGACCTCGCCGCCGAGGCCATCGATGTCAGCGTGATCCACCCGGGCTTCGTCAAGACGCCGCTCACCGACCGCAACGACTTCCCGATGCCGATGCGGGTCGGCGTCGAGACCGCCGTCGAGGCCATCCTCGAGGGCCTCGCCCGGCGCGCACTGGATATCCACTTCCCCAAGCGATTCACCTATCTGGTCAAGCTGATGGGCATCCTGCCGCCGGGACTGCGCTTTCGGCTCGGCAAGCGCATGATCCGTGATCGCGACACCGAAGCAGCAGGAGATCAGACATGA
- a CDS encoding nuclear transport factor 2 family protein encodes MSRDPALDAFCAFFNKLDKTCTNKLSSVYTEDVIFQDPLHRIEGLSTLEGYFAALYTHVQECRFSFHHRQRQGDTAFVTWTMTLRHPRLAGGRRYEVEGCSHLIFAPAGTGGEEEGLGEQREKVRCHRDYFDAGELLYERLPLLGGVIRHLKRRAGT; translated from the coding sequence ATGTCACGGGACCCGGCACTGGACGCCTTCTGCGCCTTCTTCAACAAGCTAGACAAGACCTGTACAAATAAGCTGAGCAGCGTATACACTGAGGACGTGATCTTTCAGGATCCACTGCACCGCATCGAGGGTCTGAGCACGCTGGAAGGGTATTTCGCCGCCTTGTACACCCACGTACAGGAATGCCGATTCAGCTTCCATCATCGTCAGCGTCAGGGCGATACCGCCTTCGTCACCTGGACCATGACCCTGCGTCACCCCCGGCTGGCCGGCGGCAGGCGCTACGAGGTGGAAGGCTGTTCGCACCTGATCTTCGCGCCGGCGGGGACTGGCGGCGAGGAAGAGGGTCTGGGAGAGCAACGAGAAAAGGTACGGTGCCACCGGGACTACTTCGATGCCGGCGAGTTGCTCTATGAACGCCTGCCCCTGCTCGGCGGGGTGATCCGTCACCTCAAGCGGCGGGCCGGCACCTGA
- the phrB gene encoding deoxyribodipyrimidine photo-lyase, whose amino-acid sequence MAPRLVWLRSDLRLHDNTALSEAARQGPVVAVFLRCLPQWQAHGHGANKLDFLNRGVAALAKDLAGYDIPLLHREIAHFDEAPATLLALAEEVGASALHFNREYPLNEWRRDQAVIEAGEGAGLQVRAHTDAIAFAPGELRTGQGDFYSVFTPFAKAWHRALTPEHLALRDTPAVQAPLGIASEPVPDLPALEDTPAAPERWPAGEQAAADRLERFLRFRGRHYKEQRDLPAVAGTSELSPYLALGMLSWRQCCQAVLGENDGSLSEGDAGLAAWVNELVWREFYQHIVVGFPRVCRHRAFQQHTEALAWRNDEAAFQAWCEGRTGYPIVDAAMRQLVETGWMHNRLRMVTAMFLTKHLLIDWRRGEAFFLRHLIDGEFAANNGGWQWAASTGTDAAPYFRIFNPTTQSRRFDPDGTFLTTYLPALASLPAKQRHAPPADDLLGEADYPAPIVDHKAARARALDAFKALKHESS is encoded by the coding sequence ATGGCCCCGCGACTGGTCTGGCTGCGCAGCGACCTGCGCCTGCACGACAACACCGCCCTGAGCGAGGCCGCCCGCCAGGGCCCGGTGGTCGCCGTCTTCCTGCGCTGCCTGCCCCAGTGGCAGGCCCACGGCCACGGCGCCAACAAGCTCGACTTCCTCAATCGCGGGGTCGCCGCCCTGGCCAAGGATCTTGCCGGTTACGACATCCCGCTGCTGCACCGGGAGATCGCCCACTTCGACGAGGCGCCGGCGACCCTGCTGGCACTGGCCGAGGAGGTTGGCGCCAGCGCCCTGCACTTCAACCGCGAGTACCCCCTCAACGAATGGCGCCGCGACCAGGCGGTCATCGAGGCCGGCGAAGGCGCGGGCCTTCAAGTCCGGGCGCATACCGATGCCATCGCCTTCGCCCCCGGCGAGCTGCGCACCGGCCAGGGCGACTTCTACAGCGTCTTCACGCCCTTCGCCAAGGCCTGGCACCGGGCGCTAACCCCGGAGCATCTGGCGCTACGCGACACGCCTGCCGTCCAGGCGCCGCTCGGGATCGCAAGCGAGCCGGTGCCCGACCTGCCTGCCCTGGAGGACACCCCCGCCGCCCCCGAGCGCTGGCCCGCCGGCGAGCAGGCCGCCGCCGACCGGCTGGAGCGGTTCCTGCGCTTTCGTGGGCGGCACTACAAGGAGCAGCGCGACCTGCCGGCGGTGGCCGGCACCAGCGAACTCTCCCCCTACCTGGCGCTGGGCATGCTCTCCTGGCGCCAGTGCTGCCAGGCGGTGCTTGGCGAAAACGACGGCAGCTTGAGCGAGGGCGATGCAGGGCTCGCGGCCTGGGTCAACGAGCTGGTCTGGCGGGAGTTCTACCAGCACATCGTGGTCGGCTTTCCCCGGGTGTGCCGTCATCGCGCCTTCCAGCAGCACACCGAGGCCCTGGCCTGGCGCAACGACGAGGCCGCCTTCCAGGCCTGGTGCGAGGGGCGCACCGGCTATCCGATCGTCGATGCCGCCATGCGCCAGCTGGTCGAGACCGGCTGGATGCACAACCGGCTGCGCATGGTCACCGCCATGTTCCTCACCAAGCACCTGCTGATCGACTGGCGCCGCGGCGAGGCCTTCTTCCTGCGCCACCTGATCGACGGCGAGTTCGCCGCCAACAACGGCGGCTGGCAGTGGGCCGCCTCCACCGGCACCGATGCCGCGCCCTATTTCCGCATCTTCAACCCCACCACCCAGTCCCGGCGTTTCGACCCGGACGGCACCTTCCTCACCACCTACCTGCCCGCCCTGGCCTCGCTGCCCGCCAAGCAGCGCCATGCCCCCCCAGCGGACGACCTGCTCGGCGAGGCCGATTACCCCGCCCCGATCGTCGACCACAAGGCGGCCCGCGCCCGGGCGCTGGACGCCTTCAAGGCCCTCAAGCACGAGTCGTCCTGA
- a CDS encoding MerR family transcriptional regulator has product MTTKVTHPADTPLYPIREVSRLTGVNSVTLRAWERRYGLIRPQRTAKGHRLYAYEDVERVEQILQWLNRGVPVSQVRELLDQPAPAEPQAPATGDWSAQRQQWQAAVEALDLNRLDALYHQAMTLYPVATCVGELFRPLVASLEEHWGDQLGARLQRATLEAFLRSRIGTRLYHANQSSSGGTVLISRLPEAHGMLWELLIALTASDAGYRVQLFDDALPLGEIPLAVQRLGASAMLVCSGQAERTDLFRRQLPKLADQLEVPLGLCGPVARIREQELQGTPVAVLGDDPIQAVSRLKPLIRG; this is encoded by the coding sequence ATGACTACCAAGGTGACCCATCCGGCCGACACGCCGCTCTACCCCATTCGTGAAGTCTCGCGATTGACGGGGGTCAACTCGGTGACCCTGCGGGCCTGGGAGCGACGCTACGGGCTGATTCGTCCCCAGCGCACCGCCAAGGGCCATCGCCTCTATGCCTACGAGGACGTGGAGCGGGTCGAGCAGATCCTGCAGTGGCTCAACCGCGGGGTGCCGGTCAGCCAGGTCCGGGAGCTGCTGGATCAGCCGGCGCCGGCTGAACCCCAGGCGCCGGCCACCGGCGACTGGAGCGCACAGCGCCAGCAATGGCAGGCCGCCGTCGAGGCCCTGGACCTCAACCGCCTGGACGCCCTCTATCACCAGGCGATGACGCTCTATCCGGTGGCCACCTGCGTCGGCGAACTGTTCAGGCCGTTGGTCGCCTCCCTCGAGGAGCATTGGGGCGATCAGCTGGGCGCGAGGCTACAACGCGCGACCCTGGAAGCCTTCCTGCGCAGCCGCATCGGCACCCGTCTCTATCACGCCAACCAGTCAAGTAGCGGCGGTACGGTGCTGATCAGCCGCCTGCCGGAGGCGCACGGCATGCTCTGGGAGCTGCTGATCGCCCTGACGGCAAGCGACGCCGGCTACCGGGTACAGCTGTTCGACGACGCCCTGCCCCTGGGCGAGATACCGCTGGCCGTGCAGCGCCTGGGAGCGTCCGCCATGCTGGTCTGCAGCGGCCAGGCCGAGCGCACCGACCTGTTCCGCCGTCAGCTGCCCAAGCTCGCCGACCAGCTCGAGGTACCGCTAGGCCTCTGTGGCCCGGTGGCGCGCATCCGCGAACAGGAGCTGCAGGGCACCCCGGTGGCGGTACTCGGCGACGACCCCATTCAGGCCGTGTCCCGACTCAAGCCACTGATTCGGGGCTGA
- a CDS encoding CbiX/SirB N-terminal domain-containing protein, producing MSHALILLAHGSRDPRWKAPFESLAETLAGRQSTPLRMAYMELCEPSLEATVADLAQDGITRADILPLFFAAGRHLREDVPGQITALGEAHPGIALTLLPPVGEHPAFVDALAGIIDERAGG from the coding sequence ATGTCACACGCCCTGATCCTGCTCGCCCACGGCTCCCGAGACCCGCGCTGGAAGGCGCCCTTCGAGTCGCTCGCCGAGACCCTGGCGGGCCGCCAGTCCACGCCGCTGCGCATGGCCTACATGGAACTCTGTGAGCCATCGCTTGAGGCGACGGTGGCCGACCTGGCACAGGATGGCATCACTCGCGCCGACATCCTGCCGCTCTTCTTCGCCGCCGGTCGTCACCTGCGCGAGGATGTGCCGGGACAGATCACCGCCCTCGGCGAGGCCCACCCCGGCATCGCCCTGACCCTGCTGCCGCCGGTGGGCGAGCACCCCGCCTTCGTCGACGCCCTGGCCGGCATCATCGACGAACGCGCCGGCGGCTGA
- a CDS encoding FAD-dependent oxidoreductase, translating into MTAMPSIAIIGAGLTGLACARVLAERGVSSEIFDKARGPGGRLTSRRLPGAVVDLGAQYFTAREPRFAARVDAWRQAGLVAPWPTRLWRVEAKGWQPHRDDQTRYSAVPRMSALTRALAEGLTLHVQTRITALEQQADGWWLADDQGQEHGPYARVVITVPTPQAEPLVAPHDAALAADCRAVTQRPCWAGHALFEAPLPPPPGVDDDWQAAFVNSGPLSLVSRNDSKPGRTGQGESLTLLAGPAASADWLEDDAETVAPRLLSAFETLYGRPLPRPRLLGAHRWRYAQPAGQVSGPGYRLSAQGLALAGDGFRASRVEDAWLSGHDLGQALAAELGH; encoded by the coding sequence ATGACCGCCATGCCTTCCATCGCCATCATCGGCGCCGGCCTCACCGGGCTCGCCTGCGCCCGGGTGCTTGCCGAGCGCGGCGTCTCAAGCGAGATCTTCGACAAGGCCCGTGGCCCCGGTGGCCGCCTGACCAGCCGCCGGCTGCCCGGCGCGGTCGTCGATCTGGGCGCCCAGTACTTCACCGCCCGCGAGCCCCGCTTCGCCGCCAGAGTCGACGCCTGGCGCCAGGCGGGCCTGGTGGCACCCTGGCCGACACGGCTGTGGCGGGTCGAGGCCAAGGGCTGGCAACCGCATCGGGATGACCAGACCCGCTACAGCGCCGTGCCGCGCATGAGCGCCCTGACCCGCGCGCTGGCCGAGGGGCTCACCCTGCATGTTCAGACCCGCATCACCGCCCTTGAGCAACAGGCCGACGGCTGGTGGCTGGCCGACGACCAGGGTCAGGAGCATGGCCCCTATGCCCGGGTGGTGATCACGGTACCCACACCTCAGGCGGAGCCGCTGGTCGCGCCTCACGATGCGGCCCTTGCCGCCGACTGTCGCGCCGTCACCCAGCGGCCCTGCTGGGCCGGCCATGCGCTCTTCGAGGCACCGCTTCCCCCGCCGCCCGGCGTAGACGACGACTGGCAGGCCGCCTTCGTCAATTCAGGCCCGCTGTCTCTGGTCAGCCGCAACGACTCCAAGCCCGGCCGCACAGGACAGGGCGAGAGCCTGACCCTGCTGGCCGGCCCCGCGGCCAGTGCCGACTGGCTGGAGGACGACGCGGAGACGGTCGCCCCACGGCTGTTGTCCGCCTTCGAGACGCTCTACGGCCGACCGCTGCCGAGGCCGCGGCTGCTCGGTGCCCACCGTTGGCGCTATGCCCAGCCGGCCGGCCAGGTCTCGGGGCCCGGCTACCGGCTGAGCGCCCAGGGCCTCGCCCTCGCCGGCGATGGCTTCCGTGCCTCCCGGGTCGAGGATGCCTGGCTCTCCGGTCACGACCTGGGCCAGGCCCTGGCCGCCGAACTGGGCCACTAG
- a CDS encoding TIGR01777 family oxidoreductase yields MRILITGGTGFVGRPLCRRLAEAGHDLLVVSRDPVAARQVLPASVTVAASVMEFAEARPEAIINLAGESIAGKRWSEAQKRRLVDSRVEITRELADLCGRLAEAGAAPRVMISGSAMGYYGDQGDTRVTEDTPPHDEFAHRLCERWEQEAKAAEAHGVRVVLVRTGLVLEKDGGTLAKMLLPFKLGLGGPFGSGRQFMPWIHRQDMVALLEFLLEREDLTGPFNASAPRPETNAAFTATLARHLKRPAFMAVPAWVLKIGLGEMANLLLTGADMRPARLEEAGFTFEYPTLDQALTAILGR; encoded by the coding sequence ATGCGCATTCTGATCACGGGAGGTACCGGCTTCGTCGGCAGGCCACTGTGCCGACGCCTGGCCGAGGCGGGGCATGACCTGCTGGTGGTGTCCCGGGACCCGGTTGCCGCACGGCAGGTGCTGCCGGCAAGCGTGACGGTCGCGGCCTCGGTGATGGAATTCGCCGAGGCGCGGCCGGAGGCGATCATCAATCTCGCCGGCGAGTCGATCGCCGGCAAGCGCTGGAGCGAGGCCCAGAAGCGTCGCCTGGTGGACTCCCGGGTCGAGATCACCCGGGAGTTGGCGGACCTGTGTGGCCGGCTGGCCGAGGCCGGCGCCGCGCCGCGAGTGATGATTTCCGGCTCGGCGATGGGCTACTACGGCGATCAGGGTGATACCCGGGTCACCGAGGACACCCCGCCCCACGATGAGTTCGCCCATCGGCTGTGCGAACGCTGGGAGCAGGAAGCCAAGGCGGCCGAGGCCCACGGCGTGCGGGTGGTACTGGTGCGCACCGGTCTGGTGCTCGAGAAGGACGGCGGTACTCTCGCGAAGATGCTCCTCCCCTTCAAGCTGGGGCTCGGCGGTCCCTTCGGCAGCGGGCGCCAGTTCATGCCCTGGATCCACCGCCAGGACATGGTGGCGTTGCTCGAGTTTCTGCTTGAGCGCGAGGACCTCACCGGCCCCTTCAATGCCTCGGCCCCCCGGCCCGAGACCAACGCGGCCTTCACTGCCACTCTGGCCCGGCACCTCAAGCGGCCGGCGTTCATGGCGGTGCCGGCCTGGGTGCTCAAGATCGGCCTTGGAGAGATGGCCAACCTGCTGCTGACCGGGGCCGACATGCGCCCGGCGCGCCTCGAGGAGGCCGGTTTCACCTTCGAGTACCCGACCCTCGATCAGGCGCTGACGGCGATCCTCGGTCGCTAG